The following proteins are encoded in a genomic region of Tenacibaculum sp. 190524A05c:
- a CDS encoding iron-sulfur cluster assembly accessory protein, whose amino-acid sequence MIKVSDTAKKKVIELMTDDGFDATTDFVRVGVKSGGCSGLSYDLHFDNSQEETDKIFEDNGVKIIVDKKSFLYLVGTTLEYSGGLNGKGFVFNNPNANRTCGCGESFSL is encoded by the coding sequence ATGATAAAAGTTTCAGACACAGCTAAAAAGAAAGTTATTGAGTTAATGACCGATGATGGCTTTGATGCAACTACCGATTTTGTTCGTGTAGGAGTAAAAAGTGGTGGTTGTTCAGGACTTTCTTATGATTTACATTTTGACAATTCTCAAGAAGAAACAGATAAAATTTTCGAAGACAATGGTGTAAAAATTATTGTTGACAAGAAAAGTTTCTTGTATTTAGTCGGAACTACACTAGAATATTCTGGTGGTTTAAATGGTAAAGGATTTGTCTTTAATAATCCAAATGCCAATAGAACATGTGGATGCGGAGAAAGCTTTTCTCTGTAA